The DNA region CGTGGAGGGTCCTCAACGCCGACAACGGTGCCGTCCTGGCCTCGGGCAGCGGAGCGGGCCTCATCGGCTTCCCGCAGACCTCACTCAGCAAGGTCACCTTCGAGATCACCGGTTCGACCGGTACGCCGAAGGTGGCCGAGTTCGAGACCTACTAGTCCGCCCGGTGGCCGCGCTCGGCAACGGCCAGGACTACCAGCTGGCCGCGGTCCACAGCGGCAAGTGCGTCGAGGTCAGCCAGATCTCGACCACACCTGGCGCGGCCGTCCACCAGTGGACCTGCGACGCCGCGAGCGCGCTGACCACCAAGAGGAACCAGGTCTGGCGCCTGCTCGGCCTGGTCTGACGCACGACCCCGTGGCCTCCCCGCCACAGCCGGGGAGGCGACGGCCTACTTCACGCCGCCCACCCGACACGACGGCTCCGGGACCGGGTCAGGCGTCCAGGCGGTGGCCGCCGAGCCGCTCGACCATGGCGGGGTCTCGGTGGTCGAAGAAGAGCGACGATCCGGTGTCGAGGGTGGCGACGGCCGCCATCTGGTCGTCGGTGAGCTCGAAGTCGAAGATGTCGATGTTCTCGGCCATGCGCTCGGCGCGGACGGACTTGGGGATGGCGACGACGCCACGCTGGATGAGCCAGCGGAGCACGACCTGGGCGACCGACTTGCCGTGCGCGAGGCCGATGTCCCTCAGCACCGGGGTGGTGAACAGGTCGTTCCTGCCTTCGGCGAAGCCGCCCCAGGACTGGATCTGTACGCCCCGCTCGCGCATGAGGTCCTGGTCGGCGGTGCGCTGGAAGAAGGGGTGGGTCTCGATCTGGTTGACCGCGGGCGTGATCTCGTTGTTGACGATCGGGTCGACGAGTCGGTCGGGGTGGAAGTTGGCGACGCCGATCGCCTTGGCGAGCCCTTCGCGGTTCAGACTCTCCATGGCGTGCCACTGGCCGTGGACGTCACCATAGGGCTGGTGGATCAGGTACAGGTCGACGTGGTCCAGACCGAGCCTGGCCAGCGAGGTCTCGAACGCGCGCCGGGTGTTGTCCCGGGCCGGGGCGTCCTGGACCCACAGCTTCGTGGTGACGAACAGGTCCGCACGCGGGATGCCGCTGGTCTTGATCGCCCGGCCGACGGCCTCCTCGTTCCCGTAGGCGGCGGCGGTGTCCAGCAGACGGTAACCGGCGGCCAGGGCCTCGGTGACGGCCCGTTCGGTGTCCTCCGGCGGGATCTGGTACACGCCGAAGCCGAGGATCGGCATCACGACGCCGTTGTTCAGGGTGACGTACTCCATGGTGGTTACCTTCCGGCATTGGAGAGGGGGAGGGGTGAGGGGAGCGACCGGGTGGGGTTCCCGGTGGCCCGCGGTCGGGTTCCGGTAGTCGGTGTTGGTGGGTCGGCGACGCGCACGCCTCCGAGGCCGTGCATCTGCCTCACTACCCCGGACGGGCGGTCAGCGCGCTGCCTGTGGGCTGTCCGCCGCCTCCTCCCCTGTGGACCAGGCGAACTCGTCCCGGCGGACCGGGCGATCTCGCCGGGCGGACCAGGGGCCTCGCCCGGCGGTCAGCCCTCCGGCCGGGTCCGTCCGTCCAGGGCGTCGAGCATGCGCAGGGCGTCCCGCAGGCCGTGTGGGCGCAGCAGGCGGGGGTCCTGGGAGCGCCCCCAGCCGGGACCGCTGAGCAGGACCCGGCTGTGTGTGCGGGCGCCGCGGATGCCCCACTGGGTGGCGGCGACGTGGCGCGCGAGCGGCAGGCTCGCCGTGGAACGGGACTGGGACCAGAGCACGACGGCGCCGGGACCCACGCGCTGCGACGCGGCGATCAGGGCTTCCGCCGGGACGGCGCTGCCGAGCATCAGCGTGGGCATGCCGCGCTCCGCGAGGACCGCGCTCAGCGCGTCGAGGGGCAGCGTGTGCTGCTCGCCGGGCAGACAGGCCAGCAGGACGGTCGGGACGGCCCGTGTGTCCGAGGCCTGGCGCGCCGGCGCGGCGGACACGTAGGCGTGGCGGAGCGCGGTGGAGATGTGCCAGGAGAGCAGGTGTTCGACCTCCACGTACCGGTCGCCTGCCGACTGCCACTTGCGGCCGACGGCCCGAAGCGTCGGAGCCAGGATCTCCTCCCACGCCACGACCAGCCCGTGAGTGCGGATCGCGGTGGTGAGCTGGTCCCGCACGGCCGCGGCGTCCAGCCGGACGGCGGCGCGCGCGAGCCCCTTGCACTCCTGGCGCACCTCGCCGAGGGGCAGGCCGCTGCCGGACCGAGCGGCGCGAGCCACCGCCTGGCGGGCCGGTACGTCCGCCACCGCACCGCGCGGGGGCCCGGCCACGGAGGCCGGCACGGTGTGAGCGGTGTGCCTGCCCGCGTGCTCCTTGGCCGTCCGGGCCGCCTCGGCCGGGGGGACGCCCGCCGCCGTCAGCCGGCACATCTCGAGGACCATGGCGATGTCGCCGGGGGACCACCGGCGGTGGCGGCCGTCGGCCCGGTGCGCCGGGCCGAGCCCGTAGCGGCGGTCCCAGGACCGCAGCGTCGTGGGCGACACGCCCAGCCGCCTCGCGAGGAAGCCGGTGGTCACCCCCGCCTCCGGTACGGCGGCGTCCGGGTCCCGGCGGCTCATGTCCACACGGCCTCCCACGCGGGCAGGGCGGAACCGGTGTGGTCCCGGCGCGTGGGGAGGTGGCGGACGTTCACGCTCACGAGATCCGCCGGCGGTGTTCTGCGCACGTTCGTCGTGGCCGGTCGCCGTGTCCGCGCACGGCGTCCGCGAGGCGGCCGACGCGCTGGGCCGAGGGGTGGTGCGGCGGACGGGTACGCCCGACTTCGATCACGCGTGACTCCGTTCCCCTCACGCGACCGGCGGCGGTCGTCGTGCCGGCCATGACACTTCTGTTCCGTACCGGTGGGCCCGGCGGATGCACGGGTCCCGGTACTGGCTGCGCCACCCCGTTCCCCTCCCCGCTCAGCCGGGGAACCGTCCCGTGGAGCGCAGCAGCCAGCGGCGTTGCGCGTAGGCGAGGTCGTCGCGCCACAGGCGTCCGGCGGCTGCCGCCATGAACGGGCGCAGTAGCGGGGCCGCTCTGCGGACCGCGGTGAAGCCGGGCCGTTCGGAGGACGCCAGGACCGCTTCGACGACGGCGGTGCGCGGGCGGCCCAGGGCGTCCGGGCCGAGCGGGGTGGCGTGCGTCTCCACGACGGAACCCCGGCCTTCGCCCTCGGTGATGTGCATGACCACCGTCCGTGGTCCGGGGGTGGTGAAGACCGCCCGGACCGGCACCACGAGCCGTCCGGCGACCTTGAAGGAGACGTCGACGGTGAAGCCGTCGGTGTCCGCGTCCGGCGTGCCGACGACCGTCAGGTCGACGAAGGAGTACGGATGGAACCAGGCCCCGTGCCAGGGGTCCAGCCGGTTGGCCACGATGTCCTCGGGCTCACAGGTCCCCACCCCGGTGTAGACGGCCGCGACCGAACGCGACAGGTCCGGGCGGGGCGGGACGACAGGGGCCTCCAGGGGCGCCTCGCCGGCCACTTCGTCCAGCCGCACCCAGACGAGCACACCGTCGTCGTACACGGGCAGCGGCTCCCAGCCGGCGGCCGGTGCGCCGTTCAGGGCCAGGCCGTGCCAGTGGCAGACGAGCGTTCCGCAGCGCACCGGGCTGTCGGCCAGCGGCGCGCCCAGGTGCGGGCAGACACCGGGACCCGCCACGAGCCGGCCGTCGGCGGTGCGCCACACGACGATCTCGCGGTCGGCGACGGTGCCGGACAGCGGCCGGTCGTCGCGGACGTCGCGCGTCGCGCCCACGACGAACCAGTTGCCCGACGGACGGGTCTGGGCACGCTTCAGGGCTTCGGCGATCACCGCGGGCCGCGCCTGGCGCCAGGTCGGCTGCTGTTGTTCCCAGCGCACGGGCCGTCGGCGCAGTGACAGCGGCACACGACCCGCCGCAGACCGGGAAGCACGGCCCGGAAGCGACAGCGGACCCTGGCCCGGCGCGGGCCGTCGACGGGGTTTCACGCGACCTTCTCGGGTGTCGGCGCGGGCTCGGTCCGTTCCGGTCCGGCGGGCAGCGGGCGGCTCCCCGCCCCGCGTGCGCGCAGCCTGGCCGCGACCACCCGGGTGAGACCGTCGAGGGCGACGGCGGCGCGACGGCGTCGCGGGACGGCGGCGCGGCGGTGGACCGAGCGGTAGCCGTCCTCGGCGACCGAGTCCAGGATCCCCCCGTACAGGACGAACGCCGTGCGGACGCAGGGGCGGGACACCGGGTCGAGCAGGGCGATACCCGGTGCCGCTTCGTGGTAGAGCCGGCGTGTCAGCTGCTCGAACTCCCGCAGCGCGGCGACGACGCGGCGGTCGGACCGTCCGGTGTCGCGGCTCCAGCACAGCAGCGGGCGGTCCACGCCGTGCGCCGCCAGCAGGTCGGCGGGCAGATAGACGCGGCCGCGGTCGAGGTCCTCACCGACGTCCCGGAGGAAGTTCGTCAGCTGGAAGGCCACACCGAGGGCCGCGGCGTGCGGGGCCGCCTCCTCGCGGGGGACGACCGTGCCGAGCACCGGCAGCATCTCCAGGCCGATCACCTCCGCCGAGCCGTAGGTGTAGGTGCGCAGGTCGGCGTAGGTGGCGTACCCGGTGACATCCAGGTCGGCGCGCATGGAGGCCATGAAGTCGGCGAAGTGCCGGTGGTCGATGGCGTACCGGCGCGCCGTGTCGGCCAGGGCGCGGACCACCGGCTCGTCGCTGGTCCCCTCCCGCAGCCCCGTCTCCAGTTCCCGCTCCAGGCGCAGCAGCCGGGCCGAGCGGTCCTCGGCGGTGACCGCCGTATCGAGCGCGTCGACGATGTCGTCGGCCCAGCGGGCGAAGCCGTACAGGGCGTGCACGGCGGGTCTGCGCTCCACCGGCAGCAGTCGGGTGGCGAGGAAGTACGTCTTGCCGTGCCGGGCGTTGAGCCGCCGACACCGGGCGTAGGCCTGTCGCAGGGCGGGATCGGTGACGCCGGCGGCGTCGAGTTCGCGGTCGGTCACGCGGGCCTCCTTTCCTCGGCGCTGCGCGCAACGGGTCGCGGCCGGGCTCCGGGACGGGCGGCTCCGGGACGGGACGGGCGGCCGGCGCCCGTGATCCGGGCTGCGGCCAGTTTCCCGGACAGCAGCACGGTCGGCACGCCGACGCCGGGCGTGGTGCCGCACCCGGCGAGGACCGCGTTGGCGGTGCCGCGGACCAGGTTGCGGGGCCGGAAGGGCCCGGTCTGCGCGAAGGTGTGGGCGGCGGAGAACGGGGTTCCCGCGGCGTGTCCCCGCGCCTGCCAGTCGGCCGGAGTCACCATGCACTGCTCCTGCACGGCGGAGGCGATGCCGTCGAGTCCCCGTCGGTCCAGCTCCGCCAGCAGGCTGTCGCGGTAGCCCGGGGCCAGGTCGCCCCACTCGACCGCGCCGGGGCCGAGGGCGGTGTTCGGGCAGGGGGCCAGGATGTAGTGCAGATGCCGTCCGGGCGGGGCGAGGCTCGGGTCGGTGGTGGTCGGACGGGTGATGAGGAGCGAGGGGTCGCTCATGAGCCGGCCGCTCTCGGTGAGCTCGTGGAACGTCCGCCGCCATGCCGCGCCGAAGGAGATCGTGTGGTGGCCGAGCCACGGCCAGGTGCGGTCCGTGCCGGCGTGCAGGACCACGGCGGACGGTGAGTACCGCAGCCGTACGGGGCGTTTCGGGGCGTGGCCGAGCAGGCGGTAGGCGACGGGCAGGTCAGGGGTGAGGACCACGGCGTCGCAGGCGATGCGGCCGTGTGCGGTGACGACGGCCGTGACCCGGTCGCCGGAGCGCTCCAGACGGGTGACCGGCTCCTCGAAGCGCAGGTCGGCTCCGGCCGCCGCGGCGGCGTCCGCCATGGCGCGGGGCAGGGCGTGCATGCCGCCGCGCGGGAAGTACACGCCGGACACGGTGTCCATGTAGGCGATGACGGCGTAGGCGGCCAGGGCCCGGGCCGGCGGCACGCCCGCGTACAGGGCCTGGAAGGAGAAGACCCGCCGCAGTCGTTCGTCACGCACGAAGCCGCCGATACGGGCGTCCAGGCGGCCGAACCCGCCGAGCGCGGCGAGCCGGGCCAGGTCGGGGGTCAGCAACTGGAAGGGGGAGTCGAAGTTGACGTCGATGAAACGGCGCATCTGCGCCCGGTAGAGCTTCTCGAGCCAGTCGCGCAGCTTGCGGTACCCGGCGGCCTCCCGTGCCCCGGCGAACCGTTCGACCTCCGCCTCCATCGCCTCGGCGCCGGTGTGGACGTCGAGGGAGGCGCCGTCGGCGAACCGGGCCCGGTAGGCGGGGTGCAGCGGCACCAGGTCGACGCGGGCGCGCAGGCTGTCCCCGACGGCGGCGAACGCCTCGTCGGCGAGGTGCGGCATCGTGAGCACGGTGGGGCCGGTGTCGATGCGGTAGCCGTGCCGCTCCAGCAGTCCGGCGCGTCCGCCGGGAGACGCGTCGCGCTCGACCACGGTCACCCGGCGTCCGGCGCCCAGGAGGTGCAGGGCGGCCGCCAGTCCGGACAGACCGGCACCGACGACCACGACATGGTCGGTGCGACCGGGGACGGTGCGGGTCATCGGGGGGTCTCCTGGTCCGTGGCGGTGAGCAGCAGCGATACGGGGACCACGTGGTGCCGGGTGGTGCCGCCCGGGAACGCGGCTGAGGTGCCGCCCGGCGGCGTCGCCGGTGTCCCGCCCGCCTCCACCGCCGTTGTGCCGTCGGGGTGTGCCGCTGGTGTCCCGCCCGGGTCCGCCGCTGTCGTGCCGCCCGGCTGCGCCGCTGATGTGCCGGCGGCGGAGCGCAGCAGGGCGTGCAGGTGTCGCCGGCCGTGCGGGTCGAGCGTGGCGGCGTCGAGGTGCCGCAGCCCCTGCGCCACCAGCCGGTCGATCTTGGACTCCACGGTCTCGCGTGCCCCGGTGGCCGTGAACACCTCGCGCACGGCGGCCAGCTCGGTCTCGGAGGCGTCGGACCGGCCGAGCGTCCCGCGCAGCACGGCGAGGGCGCCCGGGTCGTCCGCCGTCTCGGCCCGCGCCTGGGCGACGGCGGCGAGGTAGGTGGGCTTGCCGCTGCGCAGGTCGCCGCCGGACGGTTTGCCGGTGTCGCGAGGGTCGCCGAACACGTCGAGGAGGTCGTCCCGCAGCTGGAAGGCCAGGCCGACGCAGCGCCCCGCCGAGCACAGCGCCCGGGTGGTCGCGGGATCCGCGTCGGCCAGGGCGGCGCCCAGCGCGAGCGGACGTTCCACCGAGTACAGGGCGCTCTTGAGGCAGGCGGCGCGGATCGCGCGGACGAGAGAGCGCGCCGACGTGGCCTCGCCGTGGACGTCCAGGTACTGCCCGGCGACCATCTCCGTCCGCATGGCGCTCCACAGCTGCCGTACCCGCCGTACGGTGTGCGCCGGCAGCTCGGTCTCCGCCAGCACGTCGTCCGCCCAGGCCAGGGCCAGGTCACCGGCCAGGATGGCGGCGGCCCGGCCGAGGCGCGTCCCGCGCGGTCCGTGGTCGGCCCCGGCGTACTGGGCCGCCACGTCGACGTGCAGGGCGGGACGGCCGCGGCGCAGCGACGCGTCGTCCATCACGTCGTCGTGGACGAGGGCGCAGGTCTGGATGAGTTCCAGGGCGGCTCCGACCCGCAGGGCGGCTCGCGTCGCCGGGGGCTCCGCGCCGCCGCAGGCGCGCAGCGCCCACCACACGAGACGGGGACGGCTGAGCTTGCCGCCGTACTGGGTGAAGCGGGCGACGCGGGCGGCCAGGTCCTGCGCGAAGAGGGGATCGACGGTCTCGGCCGCGGCCACCCGCTCCGTGAGCAGCTCGCTGAGCACACCCAGCACGGCACCGGCGACGTCCGCGTCCACGGTCCGCGCGTCGTCCGTGCCGGCCTGGTGCGCGTCAGCGGCAGCGTCAGCGGCAGTGGCGGACAGGGTGGCGTGGGGTCGGTCGGGTCGGTCGGGGGAGCCGTGCCCGGGGACGAGGTGGTCGCGCGGACGGCGGTCCGCGCGGTGTTCCCTGGCCGCGGTGGGGCTCATGCCGGTTCCCCTCATCGAGATCCTCACGATCGGAGCAGGAGGCTTTGTCATCGGTTCGGCGCGGAGCGCGGTGACGGATGCGGCACGGCACGAAAAGCGGGAGAGACGTGAACCGCGCCTCGTCGATGTATGAGCGCGAACGGTCTGTGCCTGTCAGTGAGTGTCATCGCCCGACCTGTCTCTCCCACGTGTTTGCGACTGCCATTCCCTGCGGGTGACGGCAGCGAGGTGACGCCATTCGATGCACTTTCGATGCGAGTTGGTGAGGCTGCGTCGAAATCTCCACCGTGACAGAGGTCCAGTCGCTCCTGGGCGACCACCAGGCCCAGCAGAGGAGT from Streptomyces sp. ALI-76-A includes:
- a CDS encoding RICIN domain-containing protein; this translates as MAALGNGQDYQLAAVHSGKCVEVSQISTTPGAAVHQWTCDAASALTTKRNQVWRLLGLV
- a CDS encoding aldo/keto reductase, which translates into the protein MEYVTLNNGVVMPILGFGVYQIPPEDTERAVTEALAAGYRLLDTAAAYGNEEAVGRAIKTSGIPRADLFVTTKLWVQDAPARDNTRRAFETSLARLGLDHVDLYLIHQPYGDVHGQWHAMESLNREGLAKAIGVANFHPDRLVDPIVNNEITPAVNQIETHPFFQRTADQDLMRERGVQIQSWGGFAEGRNDLFTTPVLRDIGLAHGKSVAQVVLRWLIQRGVVAIPKSVRAERMAENIDIFDFELTDDQMAAVATLDTGSSLFFDHRDPAMVERLGGHRLDA
- a CDS encoding polyprenyl synthetase family protein, producing the protein MSPTAAREHRADRRPRDHLVPGHGSPDRPDRPHATLSATAADAAADAHQAGTDDARTVDADVAGAVLGVLSELLTERVAAAETVDPLFAQDLAARVARFTQYGGKLSRPRLVWWALRACGGAEPPATRAALRVGAALELIQTCALVHDDVMDDASLRRGRPALHVDVAAQYAGADHGPRGTRLGRAAAILAGDLALAWADDVLAETELPAHTVRRVRQLWSAMRTEMVAGQYLDVHGEATSARSLVRAIRAACLKSALYSVERPLALGAALADADPATTRALCSAGRCVGLAFQLRDDLLDVFGDPRDTGKPSGGDLRSGKPTYLAAVAQARAETADDPGALAVLRGTLGRSDASETELAAVREVFTATGARETVESKIDRLVAQGLRHLDAATLDPHGRRHLHALLRSAAGTSAAQPGGTTAADPGGTPAAHPDGTTAVEAGGTPATPPGGTSAAFPGGTTRHHVVPVSLLLTATDQETPR
- the crtI gene encoding phytoene desaturase family protein; the protein is MTRTVPGRTDHVVVVGAGLSGLAAALHLLGAGRRVTVVERDASPGGRAGLLERHGYRIDTGPTVLTMPHLADEAFAAVGDSLRARVDLVPLHPAYRARFADGASLDVHTGAEAMEAEVERFAGAREAAGYRKLRDWLEKLYRAQMRRFIDVNFDSPFQLLTPDLARLAALGGFGRLDARIGGFVRDERLRRVFSFQALYAGVPPARALAAYAVIAYMDTVSGVYFPRGGMHALPRAMADAAAAAGADLRFEEPVTRLERSGDRVTAVVTAHGRIACDAVVLTPDLPVAYRLLGHAPKRPVRLRYSPSAVVLHAGTDRTWPWLGHHTISFGAAWRRTFHELTESGRLMSDPSLLITRPTTTDPSLAPPGRHLHYILAPCPNTALGPGAVEWGDLAPGYRDSLLAELDRRGLDGIASAVQEQCMVTPADWQARGHAAGTPFSAAHTFAQTGPFRPRNLVRGTANAVLAGCGTTPGVGVPTVLLSGKLAAARITGAGRPSRPGAARPGARPRPVARSAEERRPA
- a CDS encoding MerR family transcriptional regulator — translated: MSRRDPDAAVPEAGVTTGFLARRLGVSPTTLRSWDRRYGLGPAHRADGRHRRWSPGDIAMVLEMCRLTAAGVPPAEAARTAKEHAGRHTAHTVPASVAGPPRGAVADVPARQAVARAARSGSGLPLGEVRQECKGLARAAVRLDAAAVRDQLTTAIRTHGLVVAWEEILAPTLRAVGRKWQSAGDRYVEVEHLLSWHISTALRHAYVSAAPARQASDTRAVPTVLLACLPGEQHTLPLDALSAVLAERGMPTLMLGSAVPAEALIAASQRVGPGAVVLWSQSRSTASLPLARHVAATQWGIRGARTHSRVLLSGPGWGRSQDPRLLRPHGLRDALRMLDALDGRTRPEG
- a CDS encoding phytoene/squalene synthase family protein — its product is MTDRELDAAGVTDPALRQAYARCRRLNARHGKTYFLATRLLPVERRPAVHALYGFARWADDIVDALDTAVTAEDRSARLLRLERELETGLREGTSDEPVVRALADTARRYAIDHRHFADFMASMRADLDVTGYATYADLRTYTYGSAEVIGLEMLPVLGTVVPREEAAPHAAALGVAFQLTNFLRDVGEDLDRGRVYLPADLLAAHGVDRPLLCWSRDTGRSDRRVVAALREFEQLTRRLYHEAAPGIALLDPVSRPCVRTAFVLYGGILDSVAEDGYRSVHRRAAVPRRRRAAVALDGLTRVVAARLRARGAGSRPLPAGPERTEPAPTPEKVA
- a CDS encoding DUF5914 domain-containing protein; this encodes MPLSLRRRPVRWEQQQPTWRQARPAVIAEALKRAQTRPSGNWFVVGATRDVRDDRPLSGTVADREIVVWRTADGRLVAGPGVCPHLGAPLADSPVRCGTLVCHWHGLALNGAPAAGWEPLPVYDDGVLVWVRLDEVAGEAPLEAPVVPPRPDLSRSVAAVYTGVGTCEPEDIVANRLDPWHGAWFHPYSFVDLTVVGTPDADTDGFTVDVSFKVAGRLVVPVRAVFTTPGPRTVVMHITEGEGRGSVVETHATPLGPDALGRPRTAVVEAVLASSERPGFTAVRRAAPLLRPFMAAAAGRLWRDDLAYAQRRWLLRSTGRFPG